The Bradysia coprophila strain Holo2 unplaced genomic scaffold, BU_Bcop_v1 contig_415, whole genome shotgun sequence genomic sequence accccttggtgtggaacaggcacagggcggcaagcagtttttgcttgtaggtcggccacatttgaacatatttcgtctgttttagctttattagataggtattgaccgtaccaatcagggaaatttttttttatgaaattatgttctacggagcgtgagctaggtctcttggagtgagctcttatctggctactcggaagtacagtgaacgtggtgtattttgacaatatctcgagtaaattttgaccgaatttcatgaatttttttttgtttgaaaggtattaacgaatgtaaagcgtcggtactatttccggtctcctaacaaaatggctaccggcggccatattggattttagtaaaatagaaatatcttgggaaaatgatacttagatagtttctgttaacaaggaaataatttgttatgtgtatGGGGTTTCAGgtattccatatatggacatctatatatacctatatacagctatattgagctatatacaggcatatagagctatataatagcatattcctctgtgaaatgtttatttatagtgaaatataggtaaataaagcggtatatagctgtttaaataggaatttatgaaatttgacttcgtacggggctgtctatattgcctccggcaatttaattgtatatgataacaaggcaaagagtggataatgtaagtgatttaaaaggaagaatagtttttcagcagagaagaaaatgaagtaagagaaatgaagagtttcacattaaaggcttttgttacgaataggtgtttcgtacgggtcggcgttagctatgtttttttgttattttcgtgaTCATGGGACCATTCTGCAACGAACCtacccgcaggccttaaaaaacaaaatactttcttcaaaacgctacaccctaatGAGCAGTGCTACGCTACACTTCAAGGTATGATTCAAAATCCTATACTCATTCATGAATCGGGATGGGTGCAAGCACTTCTAAGATTTAGTGTTTttacgtttaaaaaaaatagttgatCGACGGCAGGGCAGTTAAGGTAAGTTTCAATTCAGCGAGGCATTGTCGTTGTAAGCGTTTTCAAAtgattattttgacgagtgggaagGCTATAGATCGATAAGGAGACGTGGAGATAGcattattttttacaaacatCTTTATTTGTCATTCTTCGTAATTTCTGAGTGAAATGCTATTAGTTTGAGCTTAAAGAATTATTGAACACATTCCTTGTCTTCGGCTCAAGCTATCTTGCCTtggtcaaaatgaaaatgttccaGCAAGGACATAATTAGGTTAATATACATACCCAGGTGAAAATGaaagtctcaaaagttcgaaaaacgTAGTCTCATGGTCTCAAATCTATTGTCTTTTGAGACGTGAGACTAcgtttttcgaacttttgagactttaattTTCACCCGGGTACGCTAGTGCGACAAAGGTGATAAATTATCTATGCAACGCGAAGCCAAGGTCTGGGGATATAACACCACGGCGCGAATGCGATAATATTCTAAAGTCATGCAAAACAATGACCAAAAATAAAACGCTATGCACCACTAAGCCATTTAAAGTAGTGTACCGTGCTGTTGTACACCCATCATAATATCGCTTATGTATGCCGTGTTCAATGAATACCAAGAAAATGGCAAATAAATCTTCTGGATTTATTCTGAAGAGATGGATTCAGTCGCAATTTCACTATCCCATTTTCCATTTGATTTATGGGTTTGTTCAAGGTAGCTCTCTAGCAATATCACAccaattgtttacaaaattaggagGCTTAAAATCGTACAGTGTCCGCTTGTAAATTTCatacacttctaaaacaatgaaatttacaagCGGATACTGTAAGATTTTTGGCCTCctaattttataaacaattgGTGTGAGAGCTAGAGCTAGAAAGCTGCcttggtttgttccaagtaattGTAATAACGAATTTTCACTGGCCGAACGAGCATGATCCacagagatcggttttcatttaaatgttgatttatctgggcctattttaaggaattcctaaaaattcaataaatacaaatttaggaattttattgaattttttaagagaCTTTCTGATGAAGTTTGTCAGTAATTTGACAATCCGTTTGGTCTTCGAACAGacctataaataaattctACGAACCCATGTACATAATAAAAAGCAAACGcagcattttattttctttttgttgatcTGTTCTCATTTTCTATTCCCCTTAATTCGGTCCTGCTAATATTTTACGATGAGCATGGTCTTTTCgcggtaaaaaaaatgaaacttgaCTCATAATATTCTGTAGTTTTGACATATCGCTATCATGAATTTATTGGAACATTCAAAAACTTCGAATGTgagtttgaaaataaataatttttatttctaacgAAAACGATTTGTTTATTACTCTTCCAGATTGTTTGCACGTTGTCCCAGACAAAAATGTCGGAAAATTCTTCAACAGAAGATTGCCTAATTTGCTTCGATTCATTCGATAGTGACGATAAAAACTGGAGAGTTCTCTCCTGTGATCACAAAGTGTGTGTGCATTGCTACAACCGAATCAACATTACCAGAACGACAATGTCCGGAATCCGCCACAAGTCTCTCAAATGCCCGTTTTGCCAAATTACAACcggtacgattgtcggcctgtGCCCCGATGGAAATATGACAGTGAGGATTTTGAGATCGGATTGCGCAGGCTTTGAAGGCGTTGGGACGATTCAAATCCAATACTACATCAGTAACAGTGGCTACCGTTTGAACAGAATCGCATATTTACCCAATAATGCGGAAGGGCaggaaattttggaattgcTGAAAATCGCCTGGGATCGACGTGTTGCATTCACAATTGGCACTAGTATTACAACAGGTGTGGAGAATACCGTGGTATGGAATATACACCACAAGACGAATCAGACGGGCGGTGTGGCATTTTTTGGATACCCGGATCCAACATATTTTCAAAGAGTCAAGTTGGAGCTGGAAGCTAATGGGGTTGTGTTGAATTCGAGTTAATAATTTGTGCTACTTTGAATGTTTTTGCCGTTGAAATGACGGATTTtagctgattttttttattgccaaTGATTATGGACGCATAGAGGTTGAGATGGACGTAGatataaaattagatttttttaacgaacgGACTTTCTAACAAATAAATGTAATCGGATGATTTAAtctgaattttattgattgtcTTACGGGTCTACAATCAATGATGACAAATTAATGATGTAACCCTACTCGGGATAAGTTTTGCTTAACTTCGTTGCCCTCACCATTTTTTATTACGTTGTTGCCGCCTCGTAAAAATATCctaatttttctcttcgtcTCAACAATTGGACTGAGAACTGAGACAGAACATATTGTTGGCAATTTGATGATCCTGATAGTATAAACTGAACTGAGCAATTGACAACTATCCCACACCACTTTACTTGCGTATAATTCTATTGATTGAAACCTAATCCATGATTGTCCATGATTAATGATTGTCTATCTCATGCAACGCAGTACTATACAAAAGAATGGTCAGGTCAAAGGCAAAGGCACTTAACATCTCTTTATGCGTTAGTATGCGGCACGAAAAGTTCTTGTGACTATTTTGACTACGTAATGAGGATCGTCCAAAGAAATATATTGGCTGTGGAATGTGTACGAGAATCACTCTAGTGGAGGTAGGGACTTTTatcttttctcaaaaacgGATTTCTTTAAAACCTCTTAAAACTTTACTACATTtcttgaaatcaatttttcgcaaattcaAAGTTTCGTaaagtttttacaaaaactCTCAAAAAATCCCTATCTTCTCGTCTAAACACTTTTTTCATGAATTAAACGCTTACCTTGGTGATCTTATCCTTTCGACCGTTGCATGTTATGCTAAATAATTCTTCTTTCGCAGGCAATCTGACTTTTGACCTTACCATTCTTCACATAAGATGTATTCGCTACTCATCCtcgttaaatgaaataaaatgtttttgtcttTCAGAAATTTAACTTGTTTAATTTAGCTTCTTTCTTGTCTTTtgctaagattttttttttcttcattttcaatttacaaatattttcataaattaaccAGTGAACAGGACAAATTTCTGACATTCAGGAATGAAACTGAACAGCGTGCAAAACGGAATATTTAATATTCCTCGCCACCTTCGCCTTCACCCTCACCGGAGTCCATGCCGACTTCTTCGTAATCTTTTTCGAGAGCGGCCAAATCCTCACGGGCTTCGGAGAATTCACCTTCTTCCATACCTTCACCGACATACCAGTGAACGAATGCACGTTTGGCGTACATCAGATCGAATTTGTGATCGAGACGAGCCCAAGCCTCAGCAATGGCGGTGGTGTTCGACAACATGCAGACGGCACGTTGAACCTTAGCCAAATCACCGCCTGGAACAACAGTTGGTGGTTGGTAGTTGATGCCGACCTTGAAACCGGTTGGACACCAATCGACGAACTGGATGGTACGCTTAGTTTTGATGGTTGCAATAGCAGCGTTAACGTCCTTTGGAACGACGTCACCACGGTACAACATACAACAGGCCATGTATTTGCCATGACGTGGGTCACATTTAACCATTTGATTAGCTGGTTCGAAACAGGCATTGGTGATTTCAGCAACAGACAATTGCTCGTGATAGGCTTTTTCAGCTGAGATAACTGGGGCATCTGTGAAAATGAATTACGAGAAATTTATGAGTATCACAGCGTCGAAGTCAGCAGTTTCGATTAACTTACAGGTAACCAATGGGAAATGAATACGTGGGTATGGAACCAAATTGGTCTGGAATTCGGTCAAATCAACATTGAGTGCACCATCGAAACGGAGAGATGCGGTGATTGAAGATACAATTTGACCGATCAATCGATTCAAGTTGGTATATGTTGGTCGTTCAATATCCAAATTACGTCTGCAGATGTCATAAATAGCTTCGTTATCAACCATGAAAGCACAGTCAGAATGTTCCAATGTGGTATGGGTGGTCAAAATGGAGTTGTATGGTTCAACGACAGCGGTTGAAACTTGTGGTGCTGGGTAGATAGCGAATTCCAATTTGGATTTCTTGCCATAGTCAACGGATAAACGTTCCATCAAAAGTGAGGTGAATCCGGATCCGGTACCACCGCCGAATGAGTGGAAAATCAAGAAACCTTGAAGACCAGTACATTGATCGGCTAATTTACGGATTCTGTCCAAGACCAAGTCAACGATTTCCTTTCCGATGGTATAATGACCACGGGCGTAGTTGTTAGCGGCATCTTCTTTTCCGGTGATCAATTGTTCTGGATGGAACAATTGACGGTAGGTTCCAGTACGAACTTCATCGACGACTGTTGGTTCCAAGTCGACGAATACAGCTCGTGGAACGTGTTTGCCGGCGCCAGTTTCACTGAAGAAGGTGTTGAACGAATCGTCACCACCACCGACAGTCTTGTCTGATGGCATTTGTCCATCAGGCTGGATTCCGTGTTCCAAACAGTACAACTCCCAGCAAGCGTTTCCGATTTGAACGCCAGCTTGTCCAACATGGATTGAGATACATTCACGCTGtagaaagtaaatgaaaaaaaattgaaatgtctgCCGATTCAATTTGATTCAAATCGATGCGATGTGAAAGTAGTGCGAGTTCTCACATTCGGCAATCATTTATTcaagaaaaaagaaaccgGAAAGTAGGGAGCAATAAATGCTGGTATGACTCatcgtaaaatttatttccatttttagacTACACAATGCCACACGCCATGAATTGAATCAATTCAAAATGGCGCATGCgtaatttcttttaataaagAACATTACATACTGAAACTGCGGGTGTGGCATAGaagaaatctgaaaattgtgCATCTGATACATTTTCACACGAATCTGAATAATTTACggagaaattgatttgaatttcttCCGATTAATCATTTCACGAAAAGAAAAGCGTCCAGAATGTACGAAACAATGGGCAGCTGCTTAGCCGGCCATTgaggaaaaaatgaaaatcacataaaatcaaacgaaaatgaaGCCGAACATAATTTAGTTTTCACAGCACAAATTCACAGTAGAAataatcgagaaaaaaatcgttgaaatatTCTTACCATTTTGAATTGGGTTTCTTTTTACTTTGCAAAGAACaggaaaaaattggtttttttattggaattagTTCCGTACGTTTAACACAACCAGTAATGTGGTCCGCCAAACTGTAATTGAGTAAAATTTCACAGAGCAGTCATATTTATAGGCTGTGTGCCGTCATGCGCAACGCCTCTCTCGATCATTTCggattggttgaaaatgtcgTTACGAATTCTTTTCTACGGTGGTTtggtttcgttttgtttgCTTCGGAGAGTTTTTTAAATGGTgagagtttttgtttatgtggTACGTAAATTGTATACGTACAAATGGAAGAATTATACTTTTGCTTCAAGGGCGTACCATGAATATAAGAAATATGAGTGAATTCATGGAATGGGCAAGTTGAATTTAGCCTTGTTCTACTGTGGATTACTACGTCACTGCCTAGCATGGTACGATGGTACGAAAATCGAATTGGTTTCTCTCCCAATTTTTAACTGTTTTTTGTCATGCAATCTGCttcatttatttgaagaagaaaaaaaccctAACTGAATCCGAATGTGAAAAACAGTATACAGTATATAGGAggcacaaaaaattgaataactcCAGGAATAACTTTTACCTAAAACATTCTACCCTTTTACACATGATGGtttatgcatagaaaaatcaaatatagAACACGCACAGCCTTATGATGATATCATATTGCCGGATTTGGTTTCCTGCAAAATACGATCAaatgacaaatattttctcatcGAATGAGCATAATGTTTATCGCaaatgaatatattttgaGTCATCAAATGTAAAGTATTGTGTTCTGGTAATGTGGGAGAACCAGTTTAACCATATGGTGCGAGGTCTCATGCAATTTAAGATCCATAATTGGAGACGTTGTATTTACCGACCGAAAAATCTTGATTTTCTCTCTCTACACAAACTTTATATAATTCGGCGCAACTATTATCCAAATTAGGTGAAACTTATGATTTAACTCCAGACATCCACATTCATAGTCTGCTTTCAACGCCTTTATAAAAGTTGTTCCTACTTCGTAGTCAAACACAGAAATCGATGCAATGCACCAATAACTATACATACTCATATTCGAGCTGCATAACTGTTTCACGATTTACCACACTTGTaatgtggaatttttttaGCCCATCACAATAACGTCtatttgaaaaatagattttattttaaaagatgGGTCATTGACTCGAAAGTTGCTTAGACGAATTGTGTATATGGTACGGTATGCATCGAAGATTCATTTTTTGTATCGGATATTCGGAGCATCAAGCCATCAatgtacattttattgaagaaaaaaaaagcccTAATCGCATGCTCCGAGGATTaccatgaaaattttgttgatcaaaaGTAATGCGCCTACCTATAAATCACGTCATTCGTTCAATGAATAAATCTCTTAGCTGTAGGTgttaaagtttttgtttttcacttGGGCTCAATGTCGTTTCGTTTACTTCTTAATAAgtgaactgaaaaaaaaaatggaaagaaactCTCCATTTGCTTAAGAGTGTTGACTGGTTGAAGAATATTAAATGGAACTTGCGATGCTCATTTATGCTTGATTATGCTTGACTTATACTTACcattaatttcaattgattatAGGTCCATAGATAGTTGCCGTTGCGATGCGAACAACGGGAGAAGGATTAATCGAaagttgaatttaaaaaatttatttgagcCTCTGACAAATTTAACAAACATC encodes the following:
- the LOC119082278 gene encoding probable E3 ubiquitin-protein ligase DTX2, producing MNLLEHSKTSNIVCTLSQTKMSENSSTEDCLICFDSFDSDDKNWRVLSCDHKVCVHCYNRINITRTTMSGIRHKSLKCPFCQITTGTIVGLCPDGNMTVRILRSDCAGFEGVGTIQIQYYISNSGYRLNRIAYLPNNAEGQEILELLKIAWDRRVAFTIGTSITTGVENTVVWNIHHKTNQTGGVAFFGYPDPTYFQRVKLELEANGVVLNSS
- the LOC119082274 gene encoding tubulin alpha-1 chain; translation: MRECISIHVGQAGVQIGNACWELYCLEHGIQPDGQMPSDKTVGGGDDSFNTFFSETGAGKHVPRAVFVDLEPTVVDEVRTGTYRQLFHPEQLITGKEDAANNYARGHYTIGKEIVDLVLDRIRKLADQCTGLQGFLIFHSFGGGTGSGFTSLLMERLSVDYGKKSKLEFAIYPAPQVSTAVVEPYNSILTTHTTLEHSDCAFMVDNEAIYDICRRNLDIERPTYTNLNRLIGQIVSSITASLRFDGALNVDLTEFQTNLVPYPRIHFPLVTYAPVISAEKAYHEQLSVAEITNACFEPANQMVKCDPRHGKYMACCMLYRGDVVPKDVNAAIATIKTKRTIQFVDWCPTGFKVGINYQPPTVVPGGDLAKVQRAVCMLSNTTAIAEAWARLDHKFDLMYAKRAFVHWYVGEGMEEGEFSEAREDLAALEKDYEEVGMDSGEGEGEGGEEY